One Oncorhynchus masou masou isolate Uvic2021 chromosome 2, UVic_Omas_1.1, whole genome shotgun sequence genomic region harbors:
- the LOC135554584 gene encoding large ribosomal subunit protein mL46-like: protein MAAPCTRMANRPLWQFITNVRRTGLKHTGVRQISLSSACRAATQTRSKTEGVASPWKLYGAVCLQRLPVISQERNPIEDQFAELMHQMELERSLLSDHEQRLLEDSERMTRKQADNYDSDEEEADYGGQETITAQDQEDTWEQKLKHFQPALRDRGRSQRGCGTPLGSVERCLGDSLVLLVQQTVGKQTIWLLPQAQWEAGETLRQTAERSLSNLPEADFKATFLGNTPCGVYRYTFPKEVRTERCVGAKVFFFKAFLSSGSASQKQPFLWVKKTELQGYLKPPYLEKVDRFLLNL, encoded by the exons ATGGCAGCGCCCTGCACGAGAATGGCGAATCGCCCTTTATGGCAATTTATTACAAATGTCAGACGGACAGGCCTAAAACATACAGGAGTTCGTCAAATTTCTCTCAGTTCCGCTTGTCGAGCTGCAACTCAGACCAGAAGTAAAACGGAAGGCGTCGCGTCGCCATGGAAGCTGTACGGGGCGGTGTGTCTCCAGAGGCTGCCTGTCATATCACAGGAGCGGAACCCGATCGAAGACCAATTCGCTGAGCTCATGCATCAG ATGGAGCTGGAGAGAAGCTTGCTGTCGGATCATGAACAGAGGCTCCTAGAGGACTCAGAACGTATGACTCGTAAACAGGCAGACAACTATGATTCAGATGAGGAGGAGGCAGACTACGGTGGCCAGGAGACCATCACCGCTCAGGACCAGGAGGACACCTGGGAACAGAAGCTCAAACACTTCCAACCTGCTCTCAGAGACAGAGGTAGGAGtcagagaggtt gTGGGACACCGCTGGGCTCAGTGGAGAGGTGTCTAGGAGACAGCCTGGTCCTGCTGGTCCAGCAGACTGTCGGTAAACAGACCATCTGGCTGCTCCCTCAGGCCCagtgggaggcaggggagactctccgacagacagcagagagaagccTCAGCAACCTGCCAG AGGCTGATTTCAAGGCTACGTTCCTTGGCAACACCCCCTGTGGTGTGTACAGGTACACATTCCCCAAAGAGGTCCGGACAGAGCGCTGCGTGGGAGCCAAGGTCTTCTTTTTCAAAGCTTTCCTGTCCTCTGGTTCAGCCAGTCAGAAACAACCTTTTCTGTGGGTGAAGAAGACTGAACTGCAGGGATACCTGAAGCCACCTTACTTGGAGAAGGTTGACCGCTTCCTACTCAACCTGTGA
- the LOC135554594 gene encoding small ribosomal subunit protein uS11m-like codes for MHKLNCILSNSVRSACQQVAGSFNAGGSICGTSGLQRAVCSSAVRLQEDASVSATPGKISKDFSHLPPMPGQDSVLRWAGKKYEELPIAHIKATYNNTHVQVTDCEGQFMVRTSCGTEGFKNVKKSTPIAAQTAGISAAAKATAVGVTFVRVLVKGLGPGRLSAIKGLTMGGLEVVSITDNTPVPHNGCRPRKARRI; via the exons ATGCATAAATTAAATTGTATATTATCTAATTCTGTCAGGAGTGCCTGCCAACAGGTTGCTGGTTCCTTCAATGCAGGAGGCTCAAT TTGTGGAACCAGCGGTCTGCAGAGAGCAGTGTGCTCCAGTGCTGTCAGGTTGCAAGAGGATGCCAGTGTCTCAGCCACACCTGGGAAAATATCCAAAGACTTCAG TCACCTCCCCCCGATGCCTGGCCAGGACAGTGTGCTGAGATGGGCTGGGAAGAAGTACGAGGAGTTACCAATAGCACATATCAAAGCCACATATAACAA TACACAT GTCCAGGTGACAGACTGTGAGGGCCAGTTCATGGTCAGAACATCGTGTGGAACCGAGGGGTTCAAGAACGTCAAGAAGTCCACCCCCATCGCTGCTCAGACAGCAGGCATCTCAGCTGCAGCG AAGGCCACAGCGGTGGGGGTGACGTTTGTCCGCGTGTTGGTGAAAGGTCTGGGTCCTGGACGCTTG TCTGCCATCAAGGGTCTGACCATGGGAGGATTGGAGGTTGTGTCCATCACAGACAACACCCCCGTACCACACAATGGTTGTCGCCCTCGCAAGGCTCGACGAATATGA